One Flavobacterium sp. 90 DNA segment encodes these proteins:
- a CDS encoding M42 family metallopeptidase has protein sequence MSTESILKDTSIAFLESYLNNASPTGYESEGQKLWMNYLKPYVDTFITDTYGTAVGVINPDAPFKVVIEGHADEISWYVNYITDDGLLYVIRNGGSDHQIAPSKRVNIHTKKGIVKGVFGWPAIHTRLRDKEESPKISNIFIDLGCETKEQVEAMGVHVGCVITYPDEFMILNENKFVCRAIDNRMGGFMIAEVARLLKENKKELPFGLYIVNSVQEEIGLRGAEMIAQTIKPNVAIVTDVCHDTTTPMIDKKVEGDLKMGRGPVIAYAPAVQNKLRDLIVDTAVENKIPFQRHATSRATGTDTDAFAYSNGGVASALISLPLRYMHTTVEMVHREDVENVIQLIYESILKIENNETFSYFK, from the coding sequence ATGAGCACTGAATCTATCTTAAAAGATACCTCTATTGCTTTCCTGGAAAGCTACCTAAATAACGCCTCACCTACCGGTTATGAAAGTGAAGGCCAGAAACTTTGGATGAATTATTTGAAACCTTATGTTGATACTTTTATCACTGATACTTACGGAACGGCTGTTGGTGTTATTAATCCTGATGCGCCTTTTAAGGTTGTAATTGAAGGTCACGCCGATGAAATTTCCTGGTATGTCAACTATATTACTGATGATGGTTTGTTGTATGTAATACGAAATGGTGGTTCTGATCATCAGATTGCGCCATCTAAAAGAGTCAATATTCACACTAAAAAAGGTATTGTAAAAGGAGTTTTTGGTTGGCCTGCAATTCATACTCGTTTACGTGACAAGGAAGAATCTCCAAAAATCAGCAACATTTTTATCGATTTGGGTTGTGAAACCAAGGAACAAGTTGAAGCAATGGGCGTTCATGTTGGTTGTGTGATTACATATCCTGATGAATTTATGATTTTGAACGAAAATAAATTTGTTTGTCGCGCCATTGACAACAGAATGGGCGGTTTTATGATTGCCGAAGTGGCTCGTTTATTAAAAGAGAATAAAAAAGAATTACCTTTTGGATTGTATATTGTAAATTCTGTTCAGGAGGAAATTGGTTTACGTGGGGCTGAAATGATTGCTCAGACTATTAAACCAAATGTTGCCATTGTAACTGATGTTTGCCACGATACTACTACTCCAATGATTGATAAAAAAGTTGAGGGTGATCTTAAAATGGGTCGTGGTCCTGTTATTGCTTACGCTCCGGCGGTTCAAAACAAACTTCGTGATTTAATTGTTGATACAGCGGTAGAAAACAAGATTCCGTTTCAGCGTCATGCAACTTCGCGAGCTACAGGAACTGATACTGATGCTTTTGCTTACAGTAATGGCGGCGTGGCTTCGGCATTGATTTCTTTACCTTTGCGTTATATGCATACAACTGTAGAAATGGTTCACAGAGAAGATGTTGAAAACGTGATTCAATTGATTTATGAGTCAATTTTGAAGATCGAAAACAATGAAACTTTCTCTTATTTTAAATAA
- a CDS encoding DUF4294 domain-containing protein, whose amino-acid sequence MRFTYIILFFTLISYTSQAQVTPKPNQEMGYSLTENDSILNDTIQLPEIIISKEKLDPEAQKQFLILQNRVFKVYPYAKLAADRLTALNQGMERLKTNREKKKYFKIVEDYLNNEFEDRLKKLSRRQGQILVKLINRQTGITTYELIRTLKSGFKAFVSNTTANLFDISLKKEYKPFEVNEDYLIETILQRAFESGRLANQKPATPIDYNDLMNTWEEKAKTQSKK is encoded by the coding sequence ATGAGATTTACCTACATTATTTTATTCTTTACATTGATTTCGTATACAAGTCAAGCTCAGGTTACTCCAAAACCAAATCAGGAAATGGGCTATAGCTTAACCGAAAATGATTCTATCTTAAATGATACAATCCAATTGCCTGAAATTATTATTTCTAAAGAAAAGCTGGATCCCGAAGCGCAAAAGCAGTTTTTAATACTTCAAAACCGCGTTTTTAAAGTGTATCCTTATGCTAAACTTGCCGCTGATAGATTGACAGCATTAAATCAGGGAATGGAACGATTGAAAACCAATCGCGAAAAAAAGAAGTATTTCAAAATAGTTGAAGATTATCTTAATAATGAATTTGAAGACAGATTAAAGAAATTGTCACGCAGACAAGGTCAAATACTTGTAAAATTAATCAATCGACAAACCGGAATCACAACATACGAATTGATCCGAACCTTAAAAAGCGGATTCAAAGCCTTTGTGTCTAATACAACAGCCAATTTATTCGACATAAGTTTAAAGAAAGAATACAAACCGTTTGAAGTAAACGAAGACTATTTAATAGAAACCATTCTTCAGCGCGCATTCGAATCCGGTAGATTAGCGAATCAAAAACCGGCAACTCCTATAGATTATAATGATCTAATGAATACTTGGGAAGAAAAAGCTAAGACACAATCTAAAAAATAA